In Topomyia yanbarensis strain Yona2022 chromosome 2, ASM3024719v1, whole genome shotgun sequence, one DNA window encodes the following:
- the LOC131681461 gene encoding flexible cuticle protein 12-like — MMLSVLVYLVSLMLLCEAAPAKENPDGHLKVVREFNNYKTDEYNWGYELSDGREVRESAYVKKLENGTEVLVINGYFSYIGPDGVRYSVNYYADETGYHPNVVVGETPPHPVVGIDPKVLISLVG, encoded by the exons ATGATGCTATCGGTACTGGTATATCTAGTGTCTTTAATGCTGCTTTGTGAAGCAGCTCCAGCAAAAGAGAATCCCGATGGTCATTTGAAGGTCGTTCGAGAGTTTAACAACTACAAGACGGATGAGTATAATTGGGG GTATGAACTCAGTGATGGTCGGGAGGTGCGTGAAAGTGCTTACGTGAAGAAACTGGAGAATGGCACCGAGGTACTTGTAATCAATGGGTATTTTAGCTACATCGGTCCTGATGGTGTTAGGTATTCCGTTAATTATTATGCCGATGAGACTGGATATCATCCTAACGTCGTCG TTGGAGAAACACCACCGCATCCTGTTGTCGGGATAGATCCGAAGGTGCTTATTTCCTTGGTAGGTTAA
- the LOC131681460 gene encoding endocuticle structural glycoprotein ABD-5-like: protein MMRAVLLYLVSWTLLCEAAPAVENSDSQLKVVQETNNYKTDEFNWEYELSDGRQVRQNAYVKKLENGSEVLVINGFYSYIGPDGVKYTVSYYADETGYHPDVIVGEITPPPPLAIDPKVLISLVG, encoded by the exons ATGATGCGAGCAGTGCTGTTGTATCTAGTGTCTTGGACACTGCTTTGTGAAGCTGCTCCAGCCGTAGAGAATTCAGATTCTCAATTGAAGGTAGTTCAAGAGACCAACAACTACAAGACggatgagtttaactggga ATATGAGCTCAGCGATGGTCGACAGGTGCGTCAAAATGCTTACGTGAAGAAACTGGAAAATGGAAGCGAAGTGCTGGTGATCAATGGATTTTATAGCTACATTGGACCCGATGGTGTTAAGTATACTGTTAGTTATTATGCCGATGAGACTGGATACCATCCTGACGTCATTG TTGGAGAAATAACCCCTCCCCCTCCCCTCGCGATTGATCCAAAAGTGCTTATTTCCTTGGTAGGATAA